The region GACTGTCGTCACCCCCCAGGCCCCGCAGCTCGTCGTCGCCGTCCCCACCCCTCAACCTGTCCGCCCCGGCACCGCCGGTGATGAGATTGGCGAGGCCATTGCCGCCGCCGACGAAGCTGCCCGTCCCGATGTAGGCGAGATTTTCCACGTCGGCGCTCAGCGTGTAGGCGGCCAGCTTGGCCTGCACCGTGTCGACCCCGGCGTCGCGCGCCTCGATCACGGCGTCGCCCGCATCGTCGACGACATAGGTGTCCTTGCCCAGGCCGCCCCGCAGGATGTCGGCCCCCGCCCCGCCATCCAGGCGGTTGGCGCCATTGTGGCCGGTGATGTCGTCGGCACCGCTGGTGCCGATCACATTCTCGATCCGGATCAGCGTGTCATTGCCCAGGCCACGGCCACTTGCCTTGCCGGTCACGAGATTGACGACGACACCGCCCGAGCCGGTCGCGAAACTGGCGGTGTCATAGTCATCGCCGCCATCCAACCGGTCACCGCCTGAACCGCCGATCAGCATGTCGTCGCCGGCCAGGCCCCTGAGATCGTCATCGCCGCCGGCGCCCGTCAGGACGTCGCCCCATTCAGTACTGTTTGCCCCCGTGATGACATTCGCGAGCTCGTTGCCGGTCCCGCGCAAATAGGAGAGATAGGCGGTCTCGATATGGGTGAGGTTCTCGACACCGGCGCCCAGCGTGTAGGTCGACAGCGCGGTCAGCACCGTGTCGATGCCACCGCCGGGCGCTTCGACGATCGTGGCCCGGAGGTCGTTGATCACATAGGTGTCATCGCCAAGGCCGCCACGCAGGAAATCGGCCCCGCCCCTGCCTTCCAGGCGATTGGCGGCCGCATCGCCGGTAATATCGTCGGCACCGACGGTGCCGGTCACATTCTCGACGCTGATCAGCGTATCGGTGCCCGAACCGTCACCGGTTGCCGTGCCCGTCAGCAGATTGACGGTGACAGGGCTCGAGGCATTGGCATAACTGGCCGTGTCGGCACCATCACCGCCATCCAGCCTGTCCGAGCCCAGGCCGCCGATCAGGATATCGTTGCCGCCCAGGCCCTTGAGATGATCGTCGCCCACACCACCATCCAGCGTGTTCGCCAAACCATCGCCGGTGATGTCGTCAGCCCCCTGCGTGCCGATGACGTTTTCAATGCTGTGCAGGTAGTCATTGCCCAGGCCATGGCCGGTGGCCCGGCTTGTTGTCAGGTTGACGGTCACCCCCGCGGACGAGGCCGCATAGCTGGCCGTATCGATCCCGTCGCCGCCATAAAGCCTGTCGCCGCCGGCACCACCGATCAGCGTGTCATTGCCGCCCCATCCCTCGAGTTCGTCATTGCCGCCCGCGCCATTCAGGACGTCATCACCCGAGCCGCCTTCAATATGGTCGGCGGATGGACCTCCGGTGGAACTCCAGTAGGCCTGCGTCACAAGGATATCTCCATTGGCAAAGTACAGGGTCGTCGGCACCCATGACATTGGTGGTTACGC is a window of Oleomonas cavernae DNA encoding:
- a CDS encoding beta strand repeat-containing protein, with product MTQAYWSSTGGPSADHIEGGSGDDVLNGAGGNDELEGWGGNDTLIGGAGGDRLYGGDGIDTASYAASSAGVTVNLTTSRATGHGLGNDYLHSIENVIGTQGADDITGDGLANTLDGGVGDDHLKGLGGNDILIGGLGSDRLDGGDGADTASYANASSPVTVNLLTGTATGDGSGTDTLISVENVTGTVGADDITGDAAANRLEGRGGADFLRGGLGDDTYVINDLRATIVEAPGGGIDTVLTALSTYTLGAGVENLTHIETAYLSYLRGTGNELANVITGANSTEWGDVLTGAGGDDDLRGLAGDDMLIGGSGGDRLDGGDDYDTASFATGSGGVVVNLVTGKASGRGLGNDTLIRIENVIGTSGADDITGHNGANRLDGGAGADILRGGLGKDTYVVDDAGDAVIEARDAGVDTVQAKLAAYTLSADVENLAYIGTGSFVGGGNGLANLITGGAGADRLRGGDGDDELRGLGGDDSLAGDAGDDRLDGGDGIDTASYEAASAGVTVNLATGKASGQGNDTLIRIENVIGTSGADVITGDARDNRLDGGAGNDILRGGRGNDTYVVNAANDVVSEADGDGIDTVRANASWTLGSGVENLVLTAAWANGTGNSLANKLVGGDGANVLTGLRGNDTLIGGNGADTFVFGTSFGRDRITDFADNDMIRMQDGLFTSFADVQAHAAQVGVDIVITLDSANIITIHNYALANMNAGDFLFA